The Lutibacter profundi region GAGGAAACCCGGGTGGTTTTATGGACATTGCAGAGAAAATTGTTGATGAATTTTTAGAAGATGGAAAACTAATAGTTTTTACCAAAAATAAAAATGGAGAAGTAAATAAATCATATGCCACAAGTGATGGAGATTTTGAAAAAGGGAAAGTGTATGTTCTAATTAATCAAAACTCTGCTTCTGCTAGTGAAATTGTTGCGGGAGCTCTTCAAGATAACGATAAAGGTGTTATTGTAGGAAGACGTTCATTTGGGAAAGGATTAGTACAACAAGAAATGGATTTAGGTGATGGCTCAGCTGTAAGGTTAACAACATCTCGTTACTATACACCAACAGGAAGATCAATCCAAAAACCATATAACTCAAAAGATACAAAAGCATATAATAATGATTATATTGAAAGAATTCATAATGGAGAATTAATTTCAAAAGATAGTATTAAAGTTGATGACCATTTAAAATATACAACTCCAAAAGGGAAAATTGTTTATGGCGGCGGAGGTATTATACCAGATGTTTTTGTTCCTATTGATACCTTAAATAGTTTTAGCAATAGGTTATATGGTAAATTGAATGATTTTGTTTTTAAATATGTTGATAATCATAGAGAGGAAATGAATAAATGGAAATTAGACAATTTTGTAAAGGACTTTGATAAAGACAATAAAATTTTTAATATATACCTAAAACAGTTAGATTTAAAGAAGTCTATTTCTGATAACTCAAGAGAAAATATGGAAATTTATTTTAAAGCTTTAGTAGCTAGAAATTTATTTGGAGAAACAGGTTATTTAAAGATTGTTCAGAAAAAAGACAATATGATTTCAAAAGTGTTAGAATTAGAAAAAAGCACAAATTAAAAAGAATGTTTATCTTTAAATACTTAATTTAAATAAAGTTTGGTAATAAATAAAAAAATATATTTTGCTTCTGATCAACATTTTGGAGCACCCACAATTGAGCAAAGCAAAGTTCGTGAACAAAAGTTTATAGACTGGCTTGATACTATAAAAAGTGATGCTGAAATTATTTTTTTATTAGGTGACTTATTTGATTTTTGGTTTGAATACAAAAAAGTTGTTCCAAAAGGATTTATTAGAGTTTTAGGAAAACTAGCAGTATTGAGAGATAGCGGAATACAAATTTACTTTTTTGTTGGAAACCACGATCTTTGGATGCATGATTATTTTGACAAAGAATTAAATATTAAAGTATTTCATCAAATAAAAGAATTTACATTTAATAATAAAATTTTTTTAATAGGTCATGGAGATGGTTTAGGTCCTGGAGATAAAGGATATAAACGGATGAAAAAGTTATTTACCAATCCTATTTCTAAATGGTTTTACAGGTGGTTACACCCAGATATTGGTATACGCTTAGCGCAATATTTATCAATAAAAAATAAACTGATTTCAGGAGAAGAAGATGTAAAATATTTAGGAGAAGATAAAGAATGGTTAGCTCAGTATTGTAAAAAGAAATTAACAGAAAAACATTACGATTATTTTGTGTTTGGCCACAGACACCTTCCACTTGAAATAGCTATTTCAGAAAACTCCAAATATATTAATACTGGAGATTGGATTACTCATTTTACGTATGGAGAATTTGATGGTGAAGAACTGGTACTGAAAAAATTTTAATTATAAAAAAGGAGACTGTTAAGCCTCCTTTTTTTATGAATATATGCTACTTCTAATTTAGAATTTATAACTTAAACCAGCTCTTAAAATAGTACCATTAAATCCAAATTGATTTACTTCCCAAGGATATTTAAAACGACCACCAAGATCAGTAACAAAGTCTCCTTTAGTATCAATAGCATCAGGATACACATTTAATAAGTTATTTATAGATAAATTAACGGATACTTTTTCTGAGAAATTGTAATTAAAATTAATATCTGTTACTACTTTTCCCGCAAAAGTTTGATCTTTAGCTGGGTCACTAGCATGTTGCCAAGTAACTTCTCCAAAATAAGTATTGTTTAATTGCGCACTAAAGTCATTAAGCTTATAATCAAACCCTAGCATTATTTTAGTTTTTGGTCTAGAATCTGTAATTCTTGCTTGTTCTTTTCTATTAAAAATATCATAACCATTTTCAGCTAAAACTTGAGGTGTAGCAATTTGACCAACTATTTTTGTATTGTTAAAGTTTCCTGCAAAATTAATACCTAAAGAACCCCCACCAAAATTAATATTTGAAAAACTAGCTACAAAATCAGCTCCATTAGTTTCTGTATTCACAGCATTAATAAAGAATTTAATACTTGTAACGTTATAGTCGTTTAATATTTGCTCAACAGGATTAATAGTGTTATTATCACCATCAAATCCTACTTCACCTGTAAATAAAACTCTGTTATCAACATTAATTTTATAGAAATCTAATGAAAAAGAAAAATTATTACTTGGTTTAAGTGTAATACCTGCTGATAAGTTTTTAGATTCTTCAGCGTTTAATTGAGGAACACCCAAACCATCTCGTATTACAGGGTCAACATTGTTAAAAGTACCTTGATTTGAAATAGTACCTCCAGAAACTAATGTTTGTATATTACTTAAATAAATTTGATGCAATGAAGGGGCTCTAAATCCTGTTCCGTAAGAAGCTCGTAGTGCGCCTTTTTTTCCTAATTTGTATCTTGAACTAATTTTCCATGCAGAATTACTTCCAAAATCTGAAAAATCTTCATAACGAATAGCTCCACCTATCAAAAAGTTTTCTGAAGCATCCCAATCAAGATTTGCATAAACACCATAATTTGTTCTATCTTCATCTACAGCATTGGTAGGCTGAATACCTGGAAATGATTGTGCTCCACTGCCAAAATAAGAATCAGGTTCACCAGCGTCTGCTTTGAAGTATTCTTTTCTAGCTTCAGCTCCTAAAGCTAAACTTAATTGACCAAAACTTCTGTTTAAATCAAAGTTTGCTATTAAATTACTAAAAGTATAACCACCTGCTTTAAAATTTGTAGGACTTGCGGCTCCTAAATCAGGGTTTAAAGTATTTCCAATAGTATAGTCAACGCTGTTCATACCATAAGTTCCACTTAAATCAGCATTGAAACCAAAAAGGTCAAATTTAAAACCTATACTGTTAAATAAATCTTGAATATTAGTTTCAAATGTAGGTTGAAATCCTTGATACTCAGTTCCTGCTTCGTGCAATAAATTAAATGGATCTGGCACCCAATAAGGAGTTCTGTATAAGGCAAAACTAGTTCCTTTTCTAGTGTTTAAACCACCAAAAGCATAAAATTCTCCTGAATCATTTTTAAAAGGTAGTGCCATATTATAAAAGAATTCACCTTTTTTCATTTCAGGTTGACCAACAGTCATACCCATATCAGGGTTTTGTTGTAACCAAGGAAGCGTACCATTTAAAATAGCATCATCACCAAAAATAACACCAAATAAGCCATCTCCACCTGGAGATCCAGCTCTATTGGTTAATTCTTGTTGATAATATGATAATGTGAAATTTGCATATCCACCATTTTCACCAATGCTTAAAGTTGAATTTATATCAGCTCCAATATTAAAACCATCGCCTTTGGTTGTGATACCAGAATTTACATTTAAGTTGGTATACTCAACATTTTTCTTTAAAACAATGTTTATTACACCAGCAATTGCATCAGAACCATATTGAGCAGATGCACCATCTCTTAAAACTTCAATTCTTTCAATAGCAGCTGTAGGTATACTCTTCATATCTGTACCAACCTCACCTTTACCGGGTGTATCATTAATATAAACTAAAGCACTTTGATTTTTACGTTTACCATTTATCAATACAAGTGTTCTACTTGGACCTAAACCTCTTAAATCAGCTGGGTCAAAATGTGCAGTTGCATCGGAAATTGTTTGATTTGTGGAGTTATAAGAAGGAACCTTATAAGTTAACATTTGATCAATAGTAGTTTGTCCACTTGATTTTAGTTCGTTTACTCCAATATTATCAATTGGTACAGGAGAATCTAATACCGTTCGAGGTTTAGCTCTGTTTCCAGTTACAATTACTTCGTCTAAACCAAAACTTTCTTCTACCAAAGAGATGATTATATTGTTTGCTGAAGAAATAGTTATTGTTTGTGTTTTGAAGCCAATAAATGAGGCTTTTAAATTTGTAGGAAGCTTAGAAACGTTTAAGTGAAAAGCTCCGTTTTCATCAGAAGTAGTACCATTTGAAGTACCTCCTTCTATAATTGTAACAAAAGGAATACCTTCTCCCTTAGAATTTATTACTTTACCTGAAACTGAAGTTTGCGACCAAGTTATGAAAGGTATAAGTAATAAAAGTGTTAAAATTTTTAAATTTGTTAATAATTTTTTCATTTGAATTGAGTTTTTAATATTCGGTAAATATTAAAAAAATGTTAAAGTTACACAACATTATAGTTGATTAATACAACAATTATTATTAATTGTTAACTATTTAACAAAAAATCAACTAAAACGTTATAGTATTCTATTTTTTCTAAATTAAATATATTTTATATAATTTTTAAAACAGAAACTCAAAGAGGACGAAAGCGATGTTAAAATAGTATTAAACCTTCTATTTTACAGCTATTTTTAACCAATTTTTAACAAGAATTTCAATTTTTTTTTCAGCTATTTGCATTGTGTAATAAAGCATGTTAAATTCACGCGGTAAAAACAATAGAAATGATTGAAGAAAATAATATTTCAGTAGATATAAAAGCTATCAATGAAAAAATTGAAAAAGAGAGTGCTTTTGTAGATTTGTTAATGATGGAAATGAACAAGGTAATTGTTGGCCAAAAACATATGGTTGAACGATTATTAATTGGTTTGTTGGGGAATGGACACATTTTATTAGAAGGTGTACCAGGGTTGGCAAAAACATTAGCAATTAATACATTGTCTAAAGCTGTTCATGGAAAATTTAGTAGAGTTCAATTTACACCAGATTTATTGCCAGCGGATATTGTTGGAACGATGATTTATAGTGTAAAGGATAATGATTTTACAATTAAAAAAGGGCCCATTTTTGCAAATTTTGTATTGGCAGATGAGATTAATAGAGCGCCAGCAAAAGTACAATCAGCACTATTGGAAGCGATGCAGGAACGCCAAATTACTATTGGAGATACTACGTTTAAATTAGAAGAACCATTTTTAGTAATGGCAACTCAAAACCCAATAGAACAAGAAGGAACATACCCATTACCAGAAGCACAAGTTGACCGTTTTATGCTAAAAACGGTAATTGATTATCCTAAAATTTCTGAAGAACAGTTAATAATGCGTCAAAACTTAAAAGGAAACTATGAAAAAGTGAATGCAGTAGCTTCATTAGAGCAAATTAATAGAGCAAGACAAGCTGTAAAAGAAGTATATATGGATGAAAAAATAGAAAAATACATACTTGATCTTGTTTTTGCAACACGTTACCCTGAAAAATATAACTTACCCAATTTAAAAGGATTAATAAGTTTTGGAGCTTCTCCCCGTGGAAGTATTAACTTAGCAATGGCGGCAAAATGCTATGCCTTTATTAGACGTAGAGGTTACGTAATTCCTGAAGATGTTAGAGCTATTGTTTTGGATGTTTTACGCCATAGAGTTGGTATTACCTATGAGGCTGAAGCCGAAAATATTACTTCTGAAGACATTATAAATAAAATTGTTAACGAGGTAGAGGTTCCATAGAATATGTTTATTTGTGTAGCTGTTGATTTGTTTAAATCTAATTGTAATTAATTAGGTAAAAATGGCAATAGCAGTTCAATAAGTACACTTTTCAACAATTCAATAATAATATAGATGGATACTAAAGAAATATTAAAAAAAGTTCGAAAAATTGAAATCAAGACACGTAGGCTGTCTGATCACATATTTTCAGGTGAATATCATAGCTCGTTTAAAGGTAGAGGTATGACCTTTTCTGAGGTAAGGCAATATCAATATGGTGATGATGTTAGAGCAATAGACTGGAATGTAACTGCAAGGTATAATGAGCCTTTTGTAAAAGTATTTGAAGAAGAACGCGAATTAACGATGATGTTATTGGTTGATATAAGTGGTTCAGAATACTTTGGAACAACGCAACAGTTTAAACGAGATACCATTACCGAAATTGCTGCAACACTGGCTTTTTCAGCAATTCAAAACAATGATAAAGTAGGTTTATTGTTATTTTCAGATAATGTTGAATTATTTATTCCTCCTAAAAAAGGAAAGAGCCATGTATTACGTATTATTAGAGAATTAATAGAGTTTCAACC contains the following coding sequences:
- a CDS encoding S41 family peptidase, translating into MIKRKVNIPIFIGLSIVVGIFIGTTFNYKNKSVLFSSNSNEVKIKKLINYIQYDYVDEVDTDSLLDDAITNMLVKLDPHSVYIPKEDLQQVTESMQGKFVGIGVSFLMYQDSVTVTSVIEGGPSERAGLKVGDRIIIADKDTLFGESILKKAKIKENEIGTFVGNRKINEAVIKALKGEPDTNVDISIYRRSINKILEIPITRGEVSIKSVPSFYMINNTLGYIEVNRFARTTYNEFKVALDKLISKGMKSLILDLRGNPGGFMDIAEKIVDEFLEDGKLIVFTKNKNGEVNKSYATSDGDFEKGKVYVLINQNSASASEIVAGALQDNDKGVIVGRRSFGKGLVQQEMDLGDGSAVRLTTSRYYTPTGRSIQKPYNSKDTKAYNNDYIERIHNGELISKDSIKVDDHLKYTTPKGKIVYGGGGIIPDVFVPIDTLNSFSNRLYGKLNDFVFKYVDNHREEMNKWKLDNFVKDFDKDNKIFNIYLKQLDLKKSISDNSRENMEIYFKALVARNLFGETGYLKIVQKKDNMISKVLELEKSTN
- a CDS encoding UDP-2,3-diacylglucosamine diphosphatase; amino-acid sequence: MVINKKIYFASDQHFGAPTIEQSKVREQKFIDWLDTIKSDAEIIFLLGDLFDFWFEYKKVVPKGFIRVLGKLAVLRDSGIQIYFFVGNHDLWMHDYFDKELNIKVFHQIKEFTFNNKIFLIGHGDGLGPGDKGYKRMKKLFTNPISKWFYRWLHPDIGIRLAQYLSIKNKLISGEEDVKYLGEDKEWLAQYCKKKLTEKHYDYFVFGHRHLPLEIAISENSKYINTGDWITHFTYGEFDGEELVLKKF
- a CDS encoding TonB-dependent receptor, whose translation is MKKLLTNLKILTLLLLIPFITWSQTSVSGKVINSKGEGIPFVTIIEGGTSNGTTSDENGAFHLNVSKLPTNLKASFIGFKTQTITISSANNIIISLVEESFGLDEVIVTGNRAKPRTVLDSPVPIDNIGVNELKSSGQTTIDQMLTYKVPSYNSTNQTISDATAHFDPADLRGLGPSRTLVLINGKRKNQSALVYINDTPGKGEVGTDMKSIPTAAIERIEVLRDGASAQYGSDAIAGVINIVLKKNVEYTNLNVNSGITTKGDGFNIGADINSTLSIGENGGYANFTLSYYQQELTNRAGSPGGDGLFGVIFGDDAILNGTLPWLQQNPDMGMTVGQPEMKKGEFFYNMALPFKNDSGEFYAFGGLNTRKGTSFALYRTPYWVPDPFNLLHEAGTEYQGFQPTFETNIQDLFNSIGFKFDLFGFNADLSGTYGMNSVDYTIGNTLNPDLGAASPTNFKAGGYTFSNLIANFDLNRSFGQLSLALGAEARKEYFKADAGEPDSYFGSGAQSFPGIQPTNAVDEDRTNYGVYANLDWDASENFLIGGAIRYEDFSDFGSNSAWKISSRYKLGKKGALRASYGTGFRAPSLHQIYLSNIQTLVSGGTISNQGTFNNVDPVIRDGLGVPQLNAEESKNLSAGITLKPSNNFSFSLDFYKINVDNRVLFTGEVGFDGDNNTINPVEQILNDYNVTSIKFFINAVNTETNGADFVASFSNINFGGGSLGINFAGNFNNTKIVGQIATPQVLAENGYDIFNRKEQARITDSRPKTKIMLGFDYKLNDFSAQLNNTYFGEVTWQHASDPAKDQTFAGKVVTDINFNYNFSEKVSVNLSINNLLNVYPDAIDTKGDFVTDLGGRFKYPWEVNQFGFNGTILRAGLSYKF
- a CDS encoding AAA family ATPase, with the translated sequence MIEENNISVDIKAINEKIEKESAFVDLLMMEMNKVIVGQKHMVERLLIGLLGNGHILLEGVPGLAKTLAINTLSKAVHGKFSRVQFTPDLLPADIVGTMIYSVKDNDFTIKKGPIFANFVLADEINRAPAKVQSALLEAMQERQITIGDTTFKLEEPFLVMATQNPIEQEGTYPLPEAQVDRFMLKTVIDYPKISEEQLIMRQNLKGNYEKVNAVASLEQINRARQAVKEVYMDEKIEKYILDLVFATRYPEKYNLPNLKGLISFGASPRGSINLAMAAKCYAFIRRRGYVIPEDVRAIVLDVLRHRVGITYEAEAENITSEDIINKIVNEVEVP
- a CDS encoding DUF58 domain-containing protein, with the translated sequence MDTKEILKKVRKIEIKTRRLSDHIFSGEYHSSFKGRGMTFSEVRQYQYGDDVRAIDWNVTARYNEPFVKVFEEERELTMMLLVDISGSEYFGTTQQFKRDTITEIAATLAFSAIQNNDKVGLLLFSDNVELFIPPKKGKSHVLRIIRELIEFQPKSTKTNISEALKFLLSVMKKKAIVFMLSDFMDENYESTLKIAGKKHDLTGIRVYDKHDVSIPNLGMVSMLDAETGKTMLVNTASKSVRNSYKAYYLKMVAYYEKSFSHSGSGTISSRIDESYVKKLLGYFKNKGAR